A genome region from Salinigranum halophilum includes the following:
- a CDS encoding putative baseplate assembly protein gives MGLELPDLDDREFEALVEDARKRIPVHSDEWTDHNVHDPGITILELLAWVAETDSYRLDRITDAHVEQYLRLVGIRRTPPQPATVRLELDPPPTVSGERIEAGTPLRAGVTRGPSEQEPFRTTAGVTLTRADIDAVVSQHRDGRTDNTDANDTEGMFYLPFGDDPTAGDALYLGFDTDPFADADRLDLAVDFHEANLPAPATHGDEPVEFVPSHRVAWEFYTDPDGTDDRPYEQWYDDDRWAEFTVRRDGTSAFYEGGTVSLLAQADVAADDGPTWTARAGSILGLERESFWLRCRLARREPEPEPPVPACEASPSSPPTPRYEVPPQFDAVRVNVLEAEHCATVSGEALERREGERTTARPDQTFFFPHNPVQSATVTVGGTEWVAVPDFAGSGPDDRHYVLDRADGAVRFGDGVQGRVPAADQAVVATSSVYGGGPDGNLPATARWRFADDALSSVDVTPLEPATGGTAAESVEEALVRAKSDRSTPYRAVSRDDYRYLATHTPGLRFGRAAVVDSAGAGVDEATSRGDDGDGTVRVVVVPFSPPDTRPVPSEGFLDAVDCHLQRHALLSDDVTAVAPTYVGVDVGAEVRIAPDYDRRDRQVAAESAVEAFLDPLRGFEGDGWPFGRGVYLSELYQVLETTDGVDTVVDVSVTTDQGGDLEDGTALPYPESVTVVVLDRPGQCGRES, from the coding sequence ATGGGACTCGAGCTTCCTGACCTCGACGACCGCGAGTTCGAAGCGCTCGTCGAGGACGCCCGCAAGCGGATTCCGGTCCACTCCGACGAGTGGACGGACCACAACGTCCACGATCCGGGGATTACCATCCTGGAACTACTCGCGTGGGTCGCCGAGACGGACAGCTACCGGCTCGACCGGATCACCGACGCACACGTCGAACAGTATCTTCGACTCGTCGGTATCCGTCGGACGCCGCCGCAACCGGCGACCGTCCGACTCGAACTCGACCCCCCACCCACCGTCTCGGGAGAACGAATCGAAGCGGGGACGCCGCTACGTGCGGGCGTGACGCGGGGGCCGAGCGAGCAGGAGCCGTTCCGGACGACGGCAGGGGTCACCCTCACGCGGGCCGACATCGACGCAGTCGTCTCACAGCACCGCGACGGTCGGACCGACAACACCGACGCGAACGACACCGAGGGGATGTTCTACCTCCCGTTCGGCGACGACCCGACGGCGGGCGACGCGCTGTACCTCGGCTTCGACACAGACCCGTTCGCCGACGCCGACCGACTCGACTTGGCGGTCGACTTCCACGAGGCGAACCTGCCGGCACCGGCGACGCACGGCGACGAACCCGTCGAGTTCGTCCCGTCGCACCGGGTAGCGTGGGAGTTCTACACGGACCCCGACGGAACGGACGACCGGCCGTACGAGCAGTGGTACGACGACGACCGGTGGGCCGAGTTCACCGTGCGTCGCGACGGGACGTCGGCGTTCTACGAGGGCGGGACGGTGTCGTTGCTGGCCCAGGCCGACGTCGCTGCCGACGACGGACCCACCTGGACCGCCCGAGCGGGGTCGATTCTGGGGCTGGAGCGGGAGTCGTTCTGGCTCCGGTGTCGACTGGCTCGACGCGAACCGGAGCCGGAACCGCCGGTGCCGGCGTGTGAGGCGTCGCCGTCGTCACCGCCGACACCCCGGTACGAGGTTCCCCCGCAGTTCGACGCCGTGCGCGTGAACGTCCTCGAGGCCGAACACTGCGCGACCGTCTCCGGCGAGGCGCTCGAACGTCGGGAGGGCGAGCGGACCACGGCCCGTCCCGACCAGACCTTCTTCTTCCCCCACAATCCGGTGCAGTCGGCAACGGTCACGGTCGGCGGGACCGAGTGGGTGGCGGTGCCGGACTTCGCCGGCTCCGGCCCGGACGACCGCCACTACGTCCTCGACAGGGCCGACGGGGCGGTCCGGTTCGGCGATGGCGTCCAGGGGCGGGTTCCAGCGGCCGACCAGGCAGTCGTCGCCACGTCGTCCGTCTACGGCGGGGGGCCGGACGGAAACCTGCCGGCGACGGCTCGCTGGCGGTTCGCCGACGACGCGCTCTCGTCCGTCGACGTCACCCCGCTCGAGCCAGCGACGGGCGGCACCGCCGCCGAGTCGGTCGAGGAGGCCCTGGTCCGGGCCAAGTCGGACCGGTCGACGCCGTACCGCGCGGTGTCGCGCGACGACTACCGATATCTGGCGACGCACACCCCCGGCCTCCGGTTCGGCCGCGCGGCCGTCGTCGACAGCGCCGGCGCGGGAGTGGACGAGGCGACGTCTCGGGGTGACGACGGCGATGGGACCGTCCGGGTCGTCGTCGTCCCCTTCAGCCCTCCCGACACCCGACCAGTACCCAGCGAGGGCTTCCTCGACGCAGTCGACTGTCACCTCCAGCGCCACGCCCTGCTGTCCGACGACGTGACGGCCGTCGCCCCGACCTACGTCGGCGTCGACGTCGGCGCGGAGGTTCGGATCGCCCCAGACTACGACCGACGGGACCGACAGGTCGCAGCCGAGTCGGCCGTCGAGGCGTTTCTCGACCCGCTCCGGGGCTTCGAAGGCGACGGCTGGCCGTTCGGCCGTGGGGTGTACCTCTCGGAGTTGTACCAGGTACTGGAGACGACCGACGGCGTCGACACGGTGGTCGACGTGTCGGTGACGACGGACCAGGGGGGCGACCTCGAAGACGGAACGGCGCTGCCGTACCCCGAATCCGTCACCGTCGTCGTGCTGGACCGCCCCGGCCAGTGTGGGAGGGAGAGCTGA
- a CDS encoding phage tail protein — translation MTFAFVGTHTPARWAEWYRTNVAVGESGVAVATDPVPTYVSPSRVAEPQPFDAVDVAVDRCGVVFVLTADGDLYQHDPPRESPARLACVWTSADSGGDTGDVAAADGPVGIAATDDSLYVADASGRVQAISRHLFQTRWLTDGFVSPVGVVATTESVYVLDAGSPPATEANRGDESATAGEATGAGTGAASTTGRLVELAGGGETRTVVRGLLEPVDAAADTAGNVSVLCRTADGPAVFLFPPPILTGTTTPDEPSVPPGEFRTRATGDAVVPSCLESIDAGELVVGVGSDAPGEPTLFRYRAHDGAFERLPSFTTTSVALQTGRPGPSGGPPALYVVDGARRLHRLDAASQSRRNGDTGRYDATLVGRFDAGECETEWHRVTMDVDPGDSRTQVRLQYAATDDEWQPAAGAAPTATLETADGIGATAADHLRDAGVSTLGELADAEPGALAAALTASGRPTSLATAATLAERARDALRVDVDTSRLDWRALGHASPEDALLDDAEGRYLWVRLELVGNEFSSPQVRRFRAYFPRQSYLRHLPDVFRKDEQSAAFLERYLSLFESTFVDIEEEIGRTSRYIDPTGVPAAHLPWLGEWLATEADATWPTAARRELVGHAPALYKKRGTAEGLLAMVRLYLANSSAPAGGSTHRRAGAVGRHQTAADAARFDVATSSSGPGAGSGASGSSVDAAPRVDAQVETGGATGGGSEQRDDGGRALGDPIAADRQGTTARKAVYLVEYSDLRCIDSPAVEALYSRLLSCPEGFLVLLRPGLDDERVRTVERIVDAQQPAHATGRTVHLRPWVRLAGGETDDDPPTRGYHTYLGVNSTLAERDFTVEEATLGQNTMLTEREATGQFDVKARLDRDARID, via the coding sequence ATGACGTTCGCGTTCGTCGGGACGCACACGCCGGCGCGCTGGGCGGAGTGGTACCGCACCAACGTCGCGGTCGGCGAGAGCGGGGTCGCGGTGGCGACCGACCCCGTCCCGACGTACGTCTCGCCGTCCCGGGTCGCCGAACCGCAGCCGTTCGACGCGGTCGACGTCGCGGTCGACCGCTGTGGCGTGGTGTTCGTCCTGACGGCCGACGGCGACCTCTACCAGCACGACCCGCCCCGGGAGTCGCCCGCGCGACTCGCGTGCGTGTGGACGTCGGCCGATTCAGGTGGTGACACCGGTGACGTGGCTGCCGCGGACGGACCGGTCGGAATCGCGGCAACCGACGACAGCCTCTACGTCGCCGACGCCAGCGGCCGGGTTCAGGCCATCTCGCGGCACCTGTTCCAGACCCGCTGGCTGACCGACGGCTTCGTGTCGCCGGTCGGGGTCGTCGCCACGACAGAGTCGGTGTACGTCCTCGACGCCGGCTCACCGCCGGCGACCGAAGCGAACAGGGGTGACGAGAGCGCGACGGCGGGGGAAGCGACGGGAGCTGGAACCGGGGCTGCGTCTACCACCGGTCGGTTGGTCGAACTGGCTGGCGGCGGCGAGACCCGGACGGTCGTGCGGGGTCTGTTAGAGCCGGTTGACGCCGCTGCAGACACCGCGGGCAACGTTTCCGTCCTCTGTCGAACGGCCGATGGGCCGGCCGTCTTCCTGTTCCCGCCCCCAATTCTGACGGGCACGACGACGCCCGACGAGCCGTCGGTACCGCCAGGCGAGTTTCGCACGCGGGCGACGGGTGACGCTGTCGTCCCCTCGTGTCTGGAGAGTATCGACGCGGGCGAACTCGTCGTCGGCGTCGGGAGCGATGCGCCGGGGGAGCCGACCCTGTTCCGCTACCGGGCGCACGACGGAGCGTTCGAGCGCCTCCCGAGTTTCACCACGACTAGCGTCGCCCTCCAGACCGGTCGGCCGGGTCCCAGCGGCGGGCCCCCGGCCCTCTACGTCGTCGACGGAGCGCGTCGGCTCCACCGACTCGACGCCGCCTCTCAGTCGCGACGGAACGGTGACACCGGGCGATACGACGCGACGCTCGTCGGACGGTTCGACGCGGGCGAGTGCGAGACAGAGTGGCACCGGGTGACGATGGACGTCGACCCCGGTGACTCACGGACACAGGTCCGGCTGCAGTACGCGGCGACCGACGACGAGTGGCAACCCGCCGCGGGTGCGGCCCCGACTGCGACGCTCGAAACCGCCGACGGTATCGGCGCGACGGCCGCCGACCACCTCCGCGACGCGGGTGTGTCGACGCTCGGCGAACTGGCCGACGCAGAGCCAGGTGCGCTCGCCGCCGCCCTCACTGCCAGTGGCCGACCGACGTCACTCGCCACGGCAGCGACGCTCGCAGAGCGCGCGAGAGACGCACTCCGGGTCGACGTCGACACGAGCCGTCTGGACTGGCGCGCCCTCGGTCACGCCAGTCCCGAGGACGCACTCCTCGACGACGCCGAGGGGCGGTATCTGTGGGTGCGGCTCGAACTCGTCGGTAACGAGTTCTCCTCGCCCCAGGTGCGACGGTTTCGAGCGTACTTCCCCCGGCAGTCGTACCTCCGGCACCTGCCGGACGTCTTTCGGAAAGACGAGCAGAGCGCAGCGTTCCTCGAACGCTACCTCTCGTTGTTCGAGAGCACGTTCGTCGACATCGAGGAGGAAATCGGGCGGACGAGCCGGTACATCGATCCGACGGGCGTCCCCGCGGCGCATCTGCCATGGCTCGGCGAGTGGCTCGCGACCGAAGCCGACGCCACCTGGCCGACGGCGGCCAGACGCGAACTGGTCGGGCACGCGCCGGCGCTGTACAAGAAACGGGGAACCGCAGAGGGGTTGCTGGCGATGGTTCGACTCTACCTCGCCAACAGTTCGGCGCCGGCCGGCGGGTCGACACACAGACGAGCTGGCGCTGTGGGTCGTCACCAGACGGCGGCCGACGCGGCCCGGTTCGACGTGGCGACGTCCAGTTCAGGGCCGGGTGCTGGGTCGGGTGCTTCGGGCTCGTCCGTCGACGCCGCCCCCCGTGTGGACGCGCAGGTGGAGACGGGGGGTGCGACGGGGGGCGGCAGCGAGCAGCGCGACGACGGGGGGCGAGCGCTCGGTGACCCCATCGCGGCCGACAGGCAGGGAACGACGGCGCGGAAGGCCGTCTACCTCGTCGAGTACAGCGACCTGCGGTGTATCGACTCACCGGCGGTCGAAGCGCTGTACTCGCGACTTCTCAGCTGTCCCGAAGGGTTCCTGGTGCTCCTCCGCCCGGGCCTCGACGACGAACGGGTTCGGACGGTCGAGCGGATCGTCGACGCACAGCAGCCGGCGCACGCGACCGGACGGACGGTCCATCTCCGACCCTGGGTGCGGCTGGCGGGCGGCGAAACCGACGACGATCCGCCGACGAGGGGTTACCACACGTACCTGGGGGTCAACAGCACGCTCGCCGAGCGTGATTTCACCGTCGAAGAGGCGACGCTCGGGCAGAACACGATGCTGACCGAACGGGAGGCGACCGGCCAGTTCGACGTGAAGGCCCGCCTCGACCGCGACGCACGGATCGACTGA
- a CDS encoding pyridoxamine 5'-phosphate oxidase family protein, with protein sequence MADIRSVRMSDDERSEFLGCGGTGIISFDTLDEDPPYSRPVSYGYDTETRNFYFRFAVGPDDAGKADIVDEERMISFVTYDQTDSGWRSVIATGRLEEITKSALDPSVAEAMERITIPFVDVYDSHPLTLEFRFFRLTPDEVTGKQEAGTVD encoded by the coding sequence ATGGCAGATATTCGCTCGGTACGGATGAGCGATGACGAACGGAGCGAATTCTTGGGCTGCGGTGGGACGGGTATAATCTCGTTCGATACCCTGGACGAAGACCCGCCGTATTCCCGTCCGGTGTCGTATGGGTACGACACAGAGACGAGGAACTTCTACTTCCGGTTCGCCGTTGGGCCCGACGACGCCGGAAAGGCAGATATCGTAGACGAAGAGAGGATGATATCGTTCGTCACGTACGACCAGACGGACAGTGGTTGGCGAAGCGTCATCGCCACGGGGAGACTGGAAGAAATCACGAAATCGGCACTCGATCCATCTGTCGCCGAGGCGATGGAACGGATAACCATCCCGTTCGTGGACGTGTACGACAGTCATCCACTTACCTTGGAGTTCCGATTCTTCCGACTTACCCCCGACGAAGTCACAGGGAAACAAGAAGCAGGCACCGTGGACTGA
- a CDS encoding ester cyclase: MAATKPFEHKQMIERYLTAFNEQDVDALPEVVTEDVLVQGLIGADGDVNGIEEYEAWWRETLSGLPDARIEIDDYFESGDRAAARWTFTGTHERALFEIPATNRAFEITGFALFRIEDGKIAEKRYQQDDLGMLQQLGVIEES; encoded by the coding sequence ATGGCCGCAACGAAACCATTCGAGCACAAACAGATGATAGAACGGTATCTCACGGCGTTCAACGAGCAAGACGTGGACGCCTTACCGGAGGTAGTGACTGAGGATGTTCTTGTTCAGGGGTTGATCGGTGCCGATGGAGACGTGAACGGTATCGAGGAGTACGAAGCATGGTGGAGAGAAACGTTGTCTGGTCTCCCTGATGCCCGTATCGAAATAGATGATTACTTCGAGTCTGGGGACAGGGCTGCCGCTCGCTGGACCTTCACCGGAACGCACGAAAGGGCCCTCTTTGAAATTCCGGCGACGAACCGGGCCTTCGAGATTACAGGCTTTGCGCTCTTCAGGATAGAAGACGGGAAGATCGCCGAAAAGAGGTATCAACAAGACGACCTCGGCATGCTCCAACAACTCGGCGTCATCGAGGAGAGCTAA